The Algoriphagus sp. TR-M9 genome has a window encoding:
- a CDS encoding NifU family protein, whose translation MKPELKDQIETALDTIRPYLEADGGNVRIVELTEDNVLKIEMLGSCGSCPMSSMTLKAGVEEAIKKAIPEITRVEAVNLTVA comes from the coding sequence ATGAAACCTGAACTGAAAGATCAAATAGAGACTGCCCTTGACACCATAAGACCTTATCTGGAAGCAGACGGAGGCAATGTAAGGATAGTGGAATTAACAGAAGATAATGTCTTGAAAATAGAAATGCTTGGCTCCTGTGGATCTTGCCCTATGTCCTCCATGACATTAAAGGCAGGAGTAGAAGAAGCCATTAAGAAAGCTATTCCAGAGATCACCCGGGTAGAGGCAGTGAATCTAACAGTTGCATAA
- a CDS encoding Mrp/NBP35 family ATP-binding protein: protein MQLSKENILKSLSKVQDPDLKKDLVTLGMIQKIEINGNKVSFHVVLTTPACPLKEVIKNNCLEELESDFGTEVEWDIFMTSQVTTVREAAPVLPQVKNIIAVASGKGGVGKSTTAVNLAVALSKLGAKVGLIDADISGPSIPTMFNVEGEQPAVKKVGDKNIIIPVEQYGVKMMSIGFLTPTDSAVVWRGPMASSALKQFISDVDWGELDYLLIDLPPGTSDIHLTMVQTVPVTGAVIVTTPQKVALADANKGISMFLQPQINVPVLGVIENMAYFTPEELPDNKYYLFGKEGGRKLAAKYEIPFLGEIPIVQSIRESGDTGYPAVMKEGLTEEAYMNLAEEVARQIAIRNASQDKTSVVEIKA, encoded by the coding sequence ATGCAGTTATCGAAGGAGAATATCCTCAAATCCCTATCCAAAGTACAAGACCCCGACCTTAAAAAGGATTTGGTGACTTTGGGAATGATACAGAAAATCGAAATCAACGGAAATAAGGTAAGCTTCCATGTAGTATTGACAACCCCGGCCTGCCCATTGAAAGAGGTGATCAAAAATAATTGTCTTGAAGAATTGGAAAGTGACTTTGGAACAGAGGTGGAATGGGACATTTTTATGACCTCTCAGGTCACGACAGTTCGGGAGGCAGCACCAGTTTTACCGCAGGTGAAAAATATCATTGCAGTGGCATCCGGCAAAGGTGGTGTAGGCAAATCCACCACAGCTGTCAATCTAGCCGTGGCTCTTTCTAAACTTGGGGCCAAAGTAGGTCTGATCGATGCAGATATCTCAGGCCCTTCTATCCCTACCATGTTCAACGTTGAGGGGGAACAACCTGCCGTCAAGAAAGTAGGCGACAAAAATATCATTATCCCGGTAGAACAATATGGAGTAAAAATGATGTCTATAGGATTTCTTACTCCTACAGACAGTGCTGTGGTCTGGCGCGGGCCTATGGCCAGTTCTGCACTGAAACAGTTTATTTCGGATGTGGATTGGGGAGAACTTGATTACTTACTGATAGATTTACCTCCAGGGACTTCAGATATCCACCTGACCATGGTTCAGACAGTGCCTGTGACCGGAGCTGTGATCGTCACTACTCCTCAGAAAGTAGCGCTCGCAGACGCAAACAAGGGGATTTCCATGTTTCTACAGCCACAAATTAACGTACCTGTTTTAGGTGTTATTGAAAATATGGCTTATTTTACACCCGAAGAGCTACCAGACAATAAATATTACCTGTTTGGGAAAGAAGGCGGTAGAAAGCTCGCCGCAAAATATGAAATCCCGTTTTTAGGAGAAATACCAATCGTACAAAGCATCAGAGAAAGCGGGGACACTGGATATCCAGCAGTGATGAAGGAAGGATTGACTGAGGAAGCCTACATGAATCTGGCCGAGGAAGTAGCCAGGCAAATTGCCATAAGAAATGCATCACAGGATAAGACTTCGGTGGTAGAAATTAAAGCTTAA